The sequence below is a genomic window from Montipora capricornis isolate CH-2021 chromosome 14, ASM3666992v2, whole genome shotgun sequence.
TAaacccccaccccggggaaacATGGGGCATTAGCCACAAAGCAAAACCAAACAAGGATAAATATAAGGGGACATATTTTTCGGTCTAATCCCTACCAAAATGAGAATAATCGCCCACATACAGTCCTTCTAAAGCCACAGTATTACTTTCAGAAGTGTGATtgacattttaatatttttgagtACTTCAACGTTTGGTCAACACATTTTCACTTGGAACAAGTGCCAAATTTTCTAGCTTCATTCAGGACACATCACCATAAAAGGAGACAAAGCAGTATATTATGTCTTCGACTTTTCCGGCAGGAAATGCAGGCTGCAAATGACTTTAAGACTCTACAGATTTCCTCAGTTTCACTGAAGAGATGAAGATAGGAAAGCAAACTTTTCTTGTATCGATGGACGTCACAAGTCTACAGCTGTATATATAAATATACCACAGGAAGAGGGAATCACTACAGGATGCAAAGTATGCGAAAACTTTCACAAACATAACCCTCCAATCCTCACAAACTATATCAAAGAAATGCTAAGAGTCATACTCACAGAGAATTCTTTTCAGTTCAACGGAAAGAACTATCCACAAATTCACGGTACTGCCATTGGTACTTAACTGGCCGTCGCCTTTCAAATATCTTTATGGCCGATCTTGAGACACCTATTCTTAGCAAAAGCGTCATAAAGCCAATGATTTGGAAACGACACAATGACGACATTTTTTGGTTGTGGGATGTCAGCAAACCGGACATAGACAAGTTCATCACACAAGCAAACTCACACCACCCTACCATCAACTTTACGGCCACATTTCTAGACACTGTTGTATACAAAGGCAGAGGCTTTCAAAGTCAATCCATTCTGGATATAAAAAAACACTTCAAGctgactgaaacctttcagtacaCTCATTTTTCCTCCAGCCACCCACCAGGTGTCAAAAAAGGATTTGTGAAGGGCAAAgcccggcaggtacaaaacacaggtcaaaggtcattgttttaccagtaCAGAAAGAACCCGAAACaatcataaaagctaaccttaggcctaaaaatgtttgttaaggcctaattaggcctaatgttagcttttatgagtgtttaggatactttctgtattggtaaaacaatgacctgtgacctgcgttttgtacctgccgggcAAAGCTTTTAAGACTTCTACGCACTAATTCTTCAAGAACAACTAGAGGCTATCCAAAATGTCTGATTGAGACACTCTCATCAGACATCAAATTCACAGAAAGGGAATCAGCGCTGAAGCAAAAGAATGAAATCCCTAAAGATATCTTGCCCTTTGTGACACAGTATCACCCGGCAGTGCCAAACGTTAAACgtgttttatttaaaaattggcACTTCGTACAAAAACAGCCTTCTCTATgtcaaattttcaaagagccaCCACTCATATCTTTTCAAAGGGGAAAATCCCTAAAAGACATGTATGCTCGTAAGACCAAAGCTTTAAAGAGGTCAAAGACCGAAAATATGGTACAAAAGTCTCAACCGttaaggagttgtgtaggcctgtcaatccTCTCTACTTCCTACTGTGCATATTCTGACCCCTTTTCAACTGGGTTATTAAAGTGTCCTTACTCCTTCTTGTTCGGACAAGGCAACGGACTAAAATGTACTAATCCCCCACCCCATAGGGAAAAGCAAAGGCCAAAATGTACTAATCCCCCACCTCTCTGGGAAGGCAACgcaaaaaaaatgaattaatcccccacccccctcggGCAAGGCAAAAAGTGACAAAGACCTCACAAAGCCCCACCCATGCCCCATGTTTCCCCAGGGTGGGGGTAGGGGGGTTGGGGTTTACAGTGACAGGTGCATAACACCCTACTGCAGGTTCTTGTTGGTACAAAAGACAATAACAATAGGAGATGCCATTTTCATTAAGAAACATTGTGCTGTTTTTATGTACTTTGCTTtgctctgttttgttttgttttgttttttcaggcaGCAGTGAACAATTTCTGCGACTCGAGTGACTGTAtgcaaggaaataaaaataatccAGTAGTGGTAAGTGAACGGGGACCCTGTACATATGCAAGGGTTTCATAAAAATGTTCCTCAGGAGGTCATCAGTATTTCGCAGCTGCACATTTTTAACTGATTGAGGTCTAAATCCCTGCCCAAGAGTCATAAAAATGGGGACATTAGGTCAAATTTCCCCACTTCCGCTGCCACTGGcaaacaaaaaagtgaaaaaaatcaacaaaagatAACAACAGTAGTCAAAGACCACTTTCAAACTGACCACATCCTACACTATTTCAAAGTGACTCAAAGTACTACATGAAAGTCTTTctgattttaatattattttatcaatTTTCATTCATGGAAATAAACACTGATTACCATGAAAAAATTGCACAAGTTTGGACAAGCTTTGTAACCCAGGGTAATTGCAAAAGTCACCTAACTTGCAAATTGCCTGTTGCCTCAAAGTGAGATATTCTGTCGTCTTTTCATTCAGCTTTCCTTTCTTATGAAAACCCAACATGTGAATTGGTTAGCTTTAATTTTGCATCACTTGCAATCTTCCAGTTAGAGTGCTACTATAGCCAAAACAtcaagttttatttttctttggatttaaaaactatgttacatgtagctaaacacaaagtgacccaagttttaagccttgatttcaaaaagacacggGCTTATACTTAAAGGACATttcatgttggatgtcaaaactgGGTGCGCATGTCTAGGCATTAGGctagactgcaagcagtctctcttttgctctaaatcatTGAAATTGAAcaaacacttcaaaatggctgaatgTGCAGTCGCAAATACGGCAGACGTTTGTTGGACTAACCAATGCCCGCAGTCTTTGCGACACTGTTTCATCTGTTAAAAGTTCAACGTACAACATTTtgagagcaaaagagagactgttcACAGTCTAAGCATAGGCGAGATGTTTCACATCAGGTTTTCAAAACCTTAACCAATAACTGCAACATTTCTCAACAGTATAACTGTTATCTTTTCGCTAGGTGATTGATGGAGAAATTTTGTGTGATGAAGGCCCAAGCATGTAAGTTGGAATTTGAAACATGGTTGAATCATCCAAGTCGATTGTAAATTATAGGGATATTGTTTATAACAATAATTAAGATTAAAACATCTTTATTTGccaattaaaactaaaaaaacattACATCAAGAAAATCATCTTCTAAGGGTAGTTCTTGAAAACTGAATATGTACAATAGAAAACCGCATTGTTAATaacaattaattaataacaagtttgatttctaaaattttacaagacaataaaaattaatgatattattatatggcttgcgtttgtagccgatataacgcgcgctctgattggctaattgtgactgaattgtagggcattattctcccataatgcccacgggctgattacgggcttgcagaaacaaagcaaaaggtaattaaaaagccatataataaactacttactaaccgagctagctcgagccgtactggggaatattggccctcggtcgtttttgtatggacctcgctgcgctcggtgcgtactgccacgacctcgggccaatatttccaagtacagccctcgcgctcggctagtaagaagttagtaataataataataataataataataataataataataataataataataataataatgtctgCCCACTTTGGCATAATATGGCAATttgaggtaaaaaaaaaccttattgGCTGACTCATGAGTGAGTTAATTTtctcaataataatagtaacaataataatactaatattaAACCATGATATTTACCCAGAAAGCTCCACTCACCCGGAAGTGGTTTTCTGGGAGGTCCTCCATGCAattgaattggaatttagatatgttgttttttgaggagaggggaaaaccgaaggaaccaggagaaaaacctctcaaagcAGAGTATAGAACCAATAGCAAAGTTAatatcaaacccgggccacattggtgggaggcaaatgctataaccactacaccatccCTGCTTCTTTTGAGTATTagctcttaaggacggtgcctactattgttattgcgcatacgttctgcgcatctccagatattgggatttcctatcgccgatgcttactaatacagggatattattgtgcagtttaaaactatccggagaaagtagatcttagtaactactcttggtatccaaaaagaaaattgggggtaaccatgcatatttgagagataattaagcttcaatttgagaaagaatgccatacattgctttgtattttagagctttttacaaatattattcatgaattatctttgaaaaatgcatggttacccccaattttctttttggatttcaataacacttgttaagatctacatttcctgcgtaatcacacatcggggcaaaaacatctttaattagtaggcaccgtccttaatttgtgAGCAAATCAATTGATTACATTGTACATAATGACTTGTGGAGGATTTAAATTCTATGGCATACTGTGGTTGAGAAATCCATGTGGTggcaaaaatacatgtacactgtggGTTCATTGATTCCATGGGGATTTATTGTTCATTCTACCGTTTTTCGACTCTCTTTCTTGCCTTGGGAAAGAGAGCTAGGCTACAAACAGTCATATCTTGATTGCAGTGGTTTGAGTTGTCGCAACAAAAATTTACAATGTACTTATGTTAGGATGTTTTTATGGATATGACATAAAGTTTAaacattttttgtctttatccctggtgaaaatcttcaaaggatctttaaggatcttcaaagatcgtcataaagatcttcaaggatcctaataaaGATCTTAGAAAAGATCTTCAAAATTCCTtgcaaagatcctcaaggatctcggccaagatccttaaagatcctcaaggatcttgccaagatccttgaggatccaCAAGAATCTTgccaaagatccttgaggatctttaaggatcttcaaggattttaaaagatcttttgaggatcttgttaagatctttgtgGATCTTTCCTGAATGTTAccaaggaatttaaaaaaaatcctcaaggatctttattattttaaaagatcctttgaggatcttgttaagatctttgtaGATCTTTATGAATCTTACCAAAGATCTGTAAGGATCTTCAATAATCTTaccaaagatcttcaaagatcctaatctatccttgaggatcttgtcaagatctttgtgattattttgggtATATTCAATATTCTTACCAATGATCTTCAAGGATGTTTGTGGCTCCATTAAAGAACCAAGATTACTGCCAATTATGGCTTTGATTCACCTCACGGTTAAGATAAGTGCCAGGATGTCATATGGAAAATCTGAAACATGCTaatttaaagtgaatttggaaatggccaattccTATTAACTAccgtgaacaacaacaacaacaacaacaatatggcACAAACATCAtttaaactttctttatttGCATAGATGTGTTTATCATTgtcaaaatcataaaaaaaatggagattAAGGATACAATAATGTAGGGCTGGAAacaaaaacctagtaagtgacaatTTTTGGTCAATTTTTAGTTTTGCACAAAACTAGcctaaatagacctttttctcttgtacattttgttttcccaatacaaatcatgtgataatactcaggaggattagtccttgttttgctcattaaaaagagtgcatgcaagcatgaatatgtctgcctcatcatcaatccaattttgatcgaGGTAATCCCCGTAAACGGGGCTGGCTGGATTtacatacaaaagaaaaaagaaaggaccaattaacctcctgagtattatgacataatctgtattgggaaaacaaaatgtacaagcaaaAACGGTCtattttgcaagttgactggaaatgaacttacATTGCCCTGGTATTGTTTTTATCCGATTTGAGCTTTTTTTCGACAAATAAACTATGCAAAAATACTATTGGCTTCGCATTTGAAAGCAACGGAATCAGCAAAGCAACACCtacctttcattgtttgattAAAAGCTTTATGCAACTGTATGCGTCGGTAGCTCATCCGAATGATGCGCACAGCAAAGTACACAGCAGCTTGGTGGTTTGACCCACCGATCagacttattatttttcttttgtttgagatgtttctctcgtttttcttttcttgatttcCTCTGCGATTTTATCGATCTTTGTTAAATTTAAGTTACAATATGAGACgtgcacaaaaaattaaataaataactctGATCAGTGGCTCAAACCACCGACCTGTCGTGTACTTTGCTGTGCATATCATTCAGTTGAGCTATCGACACACAGTTATATTAGTTTATAAATGCCATTAaattttaatggaacaatgaaagGTAAGTGCCGCTTCtctgattccattgttttcaaacatgaagccaatggtatttttgcatagcttatttcttgaaaataaagctcaaaTTGCATAAAAAATTACCAGagcaatgttcttaagttcatttccagtcaacctgcaaaatttgggctagtTTTTGAGCACTAAAAGTTGGCCAAACattgtcacttactaggtttttgcTTCCAGCCCTTCTATTACAGCAGTTGCAACCCCacactaattattatttttttcccaccATTGTGAACAAGTCATGTAAGTCATATATTTAATACTACAGTGACAATATTTGCTTCATAAAGGTACGGTAAAAACCTGAATAAATTATACAGTGTAAGAACCAAGTTTTTCCAAGCTACAGTCTGTAGTATGTTGCTGCTGGGAAAACATGGTACTGGTAGAGCTTGTTGTATTAAATTTGTGCATTCAGTGTTTGActaaatttctcaaaataagAATCCATTTCAAAATTGTGGGCTAAAATAGGACTGTCTTAGCCAAAAACGTTCTTACTTGTAAAagttcttatatgtgggttcCTGTTTTATTTCTGTACACCGTCATTGCCATCACTGTAGTTGTTGCATAATAATACCTAACATAAGCTTAGCTTACAGGATTGGAGtaactacaacatttttttcgctTTGTACCTAAGGTTGGTTTCCTCTGGACAATGCGATTTAAAGATACATAGTATtatattgtctttttccaaCCTCTTCAGAAATTCAAGGCAGTGACAACTTGACTACAATGCTATAAAAAGTGCTTATTGCAGTGGTTTAATGGTGACTTGAGTACAACAGCAATGGAGTCTAAAACAAAGaagcatatatatattttttaaatctgggTTCTCATTGCTTACATAACAGAATATCGTGGACTTTGGTCACCAATTACAGACCACTTATCATGCAATTTCATGCACCATATCCCAGAAGAAATCTCTGCACCCAATGGAAGTGTCAACATTTGGCTGTTTATGTAGGAAAACTCACATCAGACTCAATGTAACTAAATCAAGCGTTCTAATTTGCGTTTTAAACCGGGATAATTAAATTCGATGTGAATGTCCATTTCGTTGGCTTCGCTTTTTGTCGGTTATTTTTCTGAAGGATTATGAAAACCTTCCACTACAAGCTTCGTTATTTGTAAACAGAAAGACACTTCACAAAACGTTACAACGCCCGCACTTTGTATTAAGCTTATAAATTATAGAACATTACTTGCACTTTGATTTATAGGACAAAAGCCCATGGAATTAgcatcaaaattgttttatccaACGCTTACCTCTTTAGGTGAGTTATTATCAGCAATTCCTTCCAGTGGACAAgcattttacattgtaaaagaaCGAAAATATGAGAAGGACTTGCAGTAAACCGAAAATCGAAATAACCGCCCGATCTGTGGCTGGTGTGAGCCCGCAATTTTTGGTGCTGGCCTACTGCTGACCAGAGCGGCtcaaatccaagatggctgATCCTCAATGATGTTCGAGGGGATCGTTTAAGGGTTTTTCCCGCTGGTTCAAGAACAAACGCCATACTGAAAAGTGAAGGAAGTCATTCGAAGgtcatcaagtgaagcttgCTTTGAGAAAGTTTAAGTTTTAGTAATCTCAGTGAAGTGAGACAGAACATGCGTCACCCATTGCTCCCACTTCACTTCCGTTTCCAAGTTTTGGACGATGGTTTTCTTCAAATTATAACTGGGATAGATGAGCTGACGGTCAGGTTACAATGTTTTCAGACTGGACATGCAACTTAATGTTAACTTCATTTTAAGTTAGTGCATGTAAATAAGTAAACGATCTCTTATAGAACAAACAATTGGTTTATTTGTatttgatgcattttttggctAGACAATGAAGTAATGATCCTTGTATAAACAAGAGCAATAGCACTTTCTTTAGTGATGTTTTGCGTTCCGGTTCTTGTCACTTAACCCATTgtcatttaataaaattttaataaaatgattcttttgtcaGACTATATTGATAAAATCTAATAAGGTATCGTGTAACATAACGCAAttgggtttttgtttcactgatTTTTCTATTTATTGGTATAAATGAACTCCTTTACTCCTTTAGATTATTTCTCAGTTTCGACAGTCACAACCTTTAATAATCCTAAAAAGATCCTAATTCTTGACACAAAAAAGGTACAGGACATTATTTAATTGAGGCATCGCCAGGTTCTCCCTAAAGCTTTTGAAGACTCCCAAAAAGATCCTTTAAAAAATCCCAAAAAGATCTTTAAGATGAATCCCTTTAAAATCCTAATGGTGTTCAAGAACCCCTTTAAAGATGCAATGGTAACTAATTTATTGCAATTACTGAGTTCCCCCAAACATCTGTCTTAGACCtttaaggatctttaaggatcctgatAGAAATCCCGTTAAGGTCCTCAAGAattccttgaggatctttcatAGATCCTAAGGAGATCCTTTGATTGATCCTCAAAGGATCTTTATAAAGATCCTAAAAGATCCTCGAGAATTGTTTGAGGATCTCTTAAGGATCGTAAAAAGATCCTTTGACTGTTCTTTTAAAGATTATTATCACGATCCTTGAAGTTTTTCAAGGATGTcatgaagatctttgaaagatctctttgaTTAGATTACAAAGATCTTTccaaagatctttgaaagatccttaaagattaatagaggatttatcaaggatcttcaaagatcttaataaagatcttttcaagatcagttaaaagatccttttaagatccttggaAGATCCTCAAAGAATTCTTGAGGATCTGTAAGGATCCTTACCAAGATTTTGAAACTTACTCTCACTAGGATCTTTGTAAGATCCTCACAGGATCCTCACTGGCTCTTTGGGGATCTTTACAACTCCTAATTGCAattgaagatctttaaagaactttcaaagatccttcaaggatccttgaaagatcctcatcttcaaagatcttttgcaggtccttgaggatcttttaggatccttgaagatcttcaaggatcctctGAGGTTTTTCACCAGGGATCAGTAAATGAGTTTTATTGTCTTTTTAGGGAAACAGAGGACATGAATCCAAACTTGACTGTATTGTCATGGAATGTTGATGGCCTGGATGGGAGAAATATCTTAGAAAGGACAAGGAAGGTGTGCCACACAATCAATTCTAGGAAGCCAGATATAGTGTTCTTACAAGAGGTTATCAAAGATACATTATCCATTTACCAGTCAAAATGCCCTGGGTAAGTAAACCACAGCTTTTTCAAACAGCAACCACAACAACAACgctttttattgaatttttgtttcatctGTAGTTATTTGTGAGGTTTTCAATGACTGTGAGTTGTTCGAGTTAGtcttcagggcccggttgttctaaagccgattaacttaatccaggattagcgtaaagttTCGTTTCATgtcttcaactttttggtgaaagtttcttttgcttatttttgtttttcaagattgacttcttctaatgtaaagttttgccgaatatcagcgttgaacagcatttaggagtagagaaattaactcctcggttaatttttaatttgggattagcgctaatcggcttttgaacaaccgggcccaggcttGTAATGTATTATTGTTCAGTTTAGCTTCTCTcacaaacaaaacacaacaatACACTTGTACATCAAGGAGGAAAGAGAGTAGAGAAAGCAAGAGAGAGAGAAGTACCATTATAGCAAAGCATGAAGCATACTACAATGTAAGAGCACACAGTGCATACAGAACAAGAGATACTAATAGATTAATTTAAGAGAGAGAAAACTACCAGCAATAAGATAGCAATGGTGCCCAAAAGCGCCAAAGCAGGACATGAAGCATAAGCatacatgcatgtacatgtatatacttaAGCATACACAGAGAGAGAGCTTCAAGACACTAGTTTATGTCAGGAGAACATCATTTGTTCAATTTATTGTAATTTCGTAATCTCTTTAAGAGTAACCATACTGAAGCATACAAACAATATAAAGGCTACATTGATCAAATTTGCCAAATTCTGGTCAAACTAACACAGGCGTCATGACACTAAGTAGTTAGCTGTGCACTACCTTTCGTCAGCTTTTGTTGAAATGCTATTTTAGCCTTTTCCTTCCCACGAAGCACAAGGAAGCAcaaggttacgtttttgcaagcGTTAAATAGCTGTGTAGcaattatatttcaacagaattaagtAGTAAAGGCTAAAttaaatgtgaagtgctagttttctacccatgtaaaccatgtgaggaTTTAATAGCCCTACTAAAGGCATTCAgcgcccacacaaggacagagaaaagctctgacctAGATCACCGCCAATCTACAGACTGAGCTTaaaggtcagacgagagcaggtCATGGGAATTATCTTAAGATGTCAATTTCACGGTATTGAATCCCCAAAAAGGACAAGATTTTAGTTTATAGATTTTTTTCTGTCCAAtggcagatgattttacttatCAATGAGGGCAGTGTGAGGGTGAAAAGGTTAAATTATTCAAGATTAAATTTGATTTATCTTTTGATTTAAGATACACTTGCAAGTATGGACCAACACatgcatatttcaacattattCTTCTCAAGAACTCCTCAGTTCAATTAACAAATGAGCTTCAGTGTACGCACTTCCAGGCAAGTAAAATGGGGCGTCATTTGCTTTGTCAGTCTGTACTATTTAAAAACAAGACGGAAGTAATCCTAATGACTTCACATCTAGAAAGCACAGCGAAATGTAAACCTGAGAGAATCAGACAACTACAGCAAGTTCTAGCAAGCATCTCAGACCAGCCAGAACAAGCTACTGTTGTGTTTGGAGGCGACACCAATTTACGAGATACAGAGGTGATGTCGATTGGAGGGTTGCCAAATGGGATATTGGATGCTTGGGACTTTTGTGGTCGACCAAAAGATGCGGAGTTTACATGGGACACCAAATTGAATGACAACCTTGATTGGCCTTACCCCAAAGCGTCTAGAATCAGGTTTGACAGATTCTTTATCAGACCAGGTGAAGGAGACAACAAGTTGAACCCAAGTTGCTTTGAACTTGTAGGGTTAGAAAGGCTACCTGGTTGTCGGCGATTCGCCAGTGATCATTGGGGCATCTGGTGTGAATTCACACAGCCTTCAGGTTAAAATGGTAAGATCTCACAAGGCAGCACATGGAGCAATTTATGTTTAAATTTTGCGGATGTAAATACACATGTATCCTCTCGTGTTAAATTTTATGAAAAGAAGCATGGTGAACAATAAAGTTTTTTATTAGTCATACCAAACTATTACTGACACCAATTTTTAACTACACTAATGCATCTACTTGTgttatgaataattattttcaaaactattgtttaattaaattagGCAgctttcttgtcaaactttacacATTACATTACGAAACAATCAGTTGCAATAAAACATTATTTTGATGAGtgaaaattgctttaaaaatgTGTATAAAAGGGTCTCTTCATTGCACGCGCATCACAGCTTGCAATGTCCTTGCATTACATCCCGTTTTCACACTTAACGCAAGTGAATGCAAGCATAAGTGCAAGCAAAAGGAAATTTTTTGATCCTTGCACGtttgcttatgcttgcgtcaggCCCATTTTCATTGTGGTACACTTGTGCTTGCATTTATGCCTGTGCTTGTATCACTAGTGAAAACCCCAAGCTTGTTGACTGTGTTGCCTCTTGAACATTGCCTGCTGATACGCTTGTACGATCCAGCACGTCCTGTTTTGCAGTCAGCTTGTAGTGCTGGGCAGTTATAAGTGAGGTTCCTTTGTCACACAAATTATCACTAGAGGTTGCACAGGCTAACCTAATGCAAGGCAGTGCTTCTCCATCAACACCAACTTGAGTCAACATTTGGTCTTATCTTACTAGTAGCGTGCATGTTGGCCTTACATTGTGTAGTGTTTAGCCTTTTTTGCACATTCTTGTTCAAAAGCAAAACCTACATGAATTTTTGTGTCTTATGATTTCCTAATTTATGTGTCTGCAACGAAGTGATAACATGGataaagcaataattattgcttggGTTCTGGTTTCAAGGAAAACCACCTGTAGCTAAAGTTTAACAAGACTGGATTTCAAGTTCTAGTTGATAAAGATTTTTCATTGTCAAAACCAAGATCTAGAGGGCATGGGCAAAATGAAGAGAGCATTTAGCTGCTTGAAGCAACACATCTCTTGGTGGTTCTAAACTTAATCACAATAAACcataattactttttcacatAGACCCCACGAAAGGCTTTTTGTCTTCTgaaattatgcaaaacaaataaaatcttTTATGATTTTCTAGCCCAATGGAGCAACTGCATTGTGGCAAAAGCTTTTTACGACAGAAAAGTACAGAGGAGGAAACTGGTTGTCCAAATCAAAATTTGAGCAGACTGTCTGGCCAGATGAcctggaaatgaaaaaaaaaaaaattaaaaggcttATAGTGCAGCTCGGAGATAAGCAAACCAAAATATATGCAAAAAACGCGGATGCACATCAACACATACGCAAAGAGGCTGAGGCTCGTTAGTATTTATGAGCTCTGTTTAGTGGTACATGTAACTCCCAGGTTACCGTACTTGTACGTGAAATGTGACACAAGGAAATAGccaagtgtgtcactgatgGCTTA
It includes:
- the LOC138033514 gene encoding tyrosyl-DNA phosphodiesterase 2-like isoform X1 produces the protein MAEGDDITDIVEQFMAVTGVEDTVAMCYLQKSGWNLQAAVNNFCDSSDCMQGNKNNPVVVIDGEILCDEGPSMETEDMNPNLTVLSWNVDGLDGRNILERTRKVCHTINSRKPDIVFLQEVIKDTLSIYQSKCPGYTCKYGPTHAYFNIILLKNSSVQLTNELQCTHFQASKMGRHLLCQSVLFKNKTEVILMTSHLESTAKCKPERIRQLQQVLASISDQPEQATVVFGGDTNLRDTEVMSIGGLPNGILDAWDFCGRPKDAEFTWDTKLNDNLDWPYPKASRIRFDRFFIRPGEGDNKLNPSCFELVGLERLPGCRRFASDHWGIWCEFTQPSG
- the LOC138033514 gene encoding tyrosyl-DNA phosphodiesterase 2-like isoform X2, producing MAEGDDITDIVEQFMAVTGVEDTVAMCYLQKSGWNLQAAVNNFCDSSDCMQGNKNNPVVVIDGEILCDEGPSMETEDMNPNLTVLSWNVDGLDGRNILERTRKVCHTINSRKPDIVFLQEVIKDTLSIYQSKCPGYTCKYGPTHAYFNIILLKNSSVQLTNELQCTHFQWHPRVLEESISQDSYTGRALAVHA